A single window of Pyrus communis chromosome 10, drPyrComm1.1, whole genome shotgun sequence DNA harbors:
- the LOC137747225 gene encoding uncharacterized protein isoform X1, translated as MAVDAAFETPSPPFYSPSSHFSPQRHFYLAVDRHQFKMETLMDLLGVAGRRPGLPMVVCCSSRDELDAVSSAVGNVPYISLASLYTDLAEADRSLILEHFRQATMRWNPELSAQSAVDNESVKDEQKSHMIVATDACLPLLASGESPIAARVLINYELPTKKETYIRRMTTCLAADGIVINMVVGGEVVTLKSLEESSNLVIAEMPIHISEIL; from the exons ATGGCGGTGGATGCAGCTTTTGAAACCCCGTCTCCTCCGTTTTACTCCCCTTCTTCCCATTTCAGCCCGCAGCGCCACTTCTACCTCGCCGTCGACAGACACCAGTTCAAGATG GAGACGTTGATGGACTTATTGGGCGTGGCGGGTCGGCGTCCTGGGTTGCCCATGGTGGTCTGCTGCAGCTCACGTGACGAGCTCGACGCCGTTAGCTCCGCCGTCGGCAACGTCCCCTATATCTCTTTGGCTTCTCtg TACACTGACCTTGCTGAAGCAGACCGTTCTTTAATATTAGAGCATTTTCGGCAAGCAACAATGAGGTGGAACCCAGAATTGAGTGCTCAATCAGCAGTTGATAATGAGTCTGTGAAAGATGAACAAAAATCTCATATGATAGTTGCAACAGATGCATGCCTTCCGCTGCTTGCTTCTGGGGAGTCACCTATAGCTGCCCGTGTTCTTATAAATTATGAGTTACCGACAAAGAAG GAAACATATATAAGGCGTATGACAACTTGTTTGGCTGCAG ATGGGATTGTAATCAACATGGTCGTCGGGGGTGAGGTAGTAACTCTCAAAAGTCTTGAAGAAAGTAGCAACCTGGTCATAGCTGAGATGCCCATACAT ATTTCTGAGATCTTATGA
- the LOC137747224 gene encoding uncharacterized protein isoform X2: MLRDESSCNTYNYSDALYWDARYVQEGGSFDWYQRYSSLRPFVRHFIPISSSVLMVGCGNAVMSEDMVKDGYEDIMNIDVSSVAINMMRSKYEHIPQLKYMQMDVRDMSFFPDDSFDGVIDKGTLDSLMCGNNAPISAVQMLGEVSRLLKPGGIYMLITYGDPKVRMPHLRRPVYNWKICLYIIPRPGFQTPEGCGLSSKSDLEPVPITEKGLLPADFVLEDPDCHFIYVCKKDDAELVIHQHQLTVDDL; the protein is encoded by the exons ATGTTGAGGGACGAGTCGAGCTGCAACACCTACAACTATAGCGACGCCCTCTACTGGGACGCCCGCTACGTCCAAGAAGGTGGCTCCTTCGACTGGTACCAGCGCTACTCTTCCCTCCGCCCTTTCGTCCGCCACTTCATCCCCATCTCCTCTTCTGTTCTCATGGTCGGCTGCGGCAATGCCG TTATGTCCGAGGACATGGTCAAGGATGGATATGAAGACATAATGAACATTGACGTTTCATCAGTGGCTATCAACATGATGAGAAGCAAATATGAGCACATACCTCAGCTGAAAT ACATGCAAATGGATGTTAGAGATATGAGTTTCTTCCCAGATGATTCGTTTGACGGTGTAATTGATAAAG GAACTCTTGATTCACTGATG TGTGGCAACAATGCTCCAATTAGTGCTGTTCAAATGTTAGGGGAAGTGAGCAG GCTTCTTAAACCTGGAGGGATCTATATGTTG ATAACGTACGGTGATCCTAAAGTAAGAATGCCTCATTTGAGACGGCCAGTGTACAACTGGAAAATTTGTTTGTACATTATAC CCAGACCAGGATTCCAAACGCCTGAAGGCTGTGGTTTGTCATCAAAATCAGATCTGGAACCCGTTCCTATCACCGAGAAGGGCTTACTTCCAGCAGATTTTGTTTTGGAAGATCCAGATTGTCACTTCATATATGTGTGTAAAAAGGACGATGCGGAGCTAGTAATCCACCAACATCAGTTGACAGTTGATGACTTATAG
- the LOC137747225 gene encoding uncharacterized protein isoform X2, with the protein MAVDAAFETPSPPFYSPSSHFSPQRHFYLAVDRHQFKMETLMDLLGVAGRRPGLPMVVCCSSRDELDAVSSAVGNVPYISLASLYTDLAEADRSLILEHFRQATMRWNPELSAQSAVDNESVKDEQKSHMIVATDACLPLLASGESPIAARVLINYELPTKKETYIRRMTTCLAADGIVINMVVGGEVVTLKSLEESSNLVIAEMPIHISDIL; encoded by the exons ATGGCGGTGGATGCAGCTTTTGAAACCCCGTCTCCTCCGTTTTACTCCCCTTCTTCCCATTTCAGCCCGCAGCGCCACTTCTACCTCGCCGTCGACAGACACCAGTTCAAGATG GAGACGTTGATGGACTTATTGGGCGTGGCGGGTCGGCGTCCTGGGTTGCCCATGGTGGTCTGCTGCAGCTCACGTGACGAGCTCGACGCCGTTAGCTCCGCCGTCGGCAACGTCCCCTATATCTCTTTGGCTTCTCtg TACACTGACCTTGCTGAAGCAGACCGTTCTTTAATATTAGAGCATTTTCGGCAAGCAACAATGAGGTGGAACCCAGAATTGAGTGCTCAATCAGCAGTTGATAATGAGTCTGTGAAAGATGAACAAAAATCTCATATGATAGTTGCAACAGATGCATGCCTTCCGCTGCTTGCTTCTGGGGAGTCACCTATAGCTGCCCGTGTTCTTATAAATTATGAGTTACCGACAAAGAAG GAAACATATATAAGGCGTATGACAACTTGTTTGGCTGCAG ATGGGATTGTAATCAACATGGTCGTCGGGGGTGAGGTAGTAACTCTCAAAAGTCTTGAAGAAAGTAGCAACCTGGTCATAGCTGAGATGCCCATACAT
- the LOC137747224 gene encoding uncharacterized protein isoform X1, whose translation MLRDESSCNTYNYSDALYWDARYVQEGGSFDWYQRYSSLRPFVRHFIPISSSVLMVGCGNAVMSEDMVKDGYEDIMNIDVSSVAINMMRSKYEHIPQLKYMQMDVRDMSFFPDDSFDGVIDKGTLDSLMCGNNAPISAVQMLGEVSRLLKPGGIYMLQITYGDPKVRMPHLRRPVYNWKICLYIIPRPGFQTPEGCGLSSKSDLEPVPITEKGLLPADFVLEDPDCHFIYVCKKDDAELVIHQHQLTVDDL comes from the exons ATGTTGAGGGACGAGTCGAGCTGCAACACCTACAACTATAGCGACGCCCTCTACTGGGACGCCCGCTACGTCCAAGAAGGTGGCTCCTTCGACTGGTACCAGCGCTACTCTTCCCTCCGCCCTTTCGTCCGCCACTTCATCCCCATCTCCTCTTCTGTTCTCATGGTCGGCTGCGGCAATGCCG TTATGTCCGAGGACATGGTCAAGGATGGATATGAAGACATAATGAACATTGACGTTTCATCAGTGGCTATCAACATGATGAGAAGCAAATATGAGCACATACCTCAGCTGAAAT ACATGCAAATGGATGTTAGAGATATGAGTTTCTTCCCAGATGATTCGTTTGACGGTGTAATTGATAAAG GAACTCTTGATTCACTGATG TGTGGCAACAATGCTCCAATTAGTGCTGTTCAAATGTTAGGGGAAGTGAGCAG GCTTCTTAAACCTGGAGGGATCTATATGTTG CAGATAACGTACGGTGATCCTAAAGTAAGAATGCCTCATTTGAGACGGCCAGTGTACAACTGGAAAATTTGTTTGTACATTATAC CCAGACCAGGATTCCAAACGCCTGAAGGCTGTGGTTTGTCATCAAAATCAGATCTGGAACCCGTTCCTATCACCGAGAAGGGCTTACTTCCAGCAGATTTTGTTTTGGAAGATCCAGATTGTCACTTCATATATGTGTGTAAAAAGGACGATGCGGAGCTAGTAATCCACCAACATCAGTTGACAGTTGATGACTTATAG